Proteins co-encoded in one Synechococcus elongatus PCC 6301 genomic window:
- a CDS encoding rhodanese-like domain-containing protein, producing the protein MTSFSTPTNRQNTPLLSPNQLQFLIDRQEVLLLDVREVAEYQADHIAGSHLYPLSQITQLPLPASDRPIVLTCQSGMRSQKAATQLQQRGLTITELQGGLNAWKQRGLPTIGQTANAPISLMRQVQLVAGSLVLISIILSLTLAHTWLGLSAFVGAGLVFAGLSGTCLLPNVLAAMPWNRG; encoded by the coding sequence ATGACCTCCTTTTCAACACCCACGAATCGCCAAAACACCCCATTACTCAGCCCCAATCAGTTACAGTTCCTGATCGATCGCCAGGAAGTTCTCCTGCTCGATGTTCGCGAAGTGGCGGAGTATCAGGCGGACCATATCGCTGGGTCGCATCTCTATCCACTCAGTCAAATAACCCAGCTGCCTTTACCGGCTAGCGATCGCCCGATTGTGCTGACCTGTCAGTCCGGGATGCGATCGCAGAAAGCCGCCACCCAATTACAGCAACGTGGACTGACGATCACAGAGCTACAGGGCGGTCTCAATGCTTGGAAGCAACGGGGCCTTCCCACAATCGGTCAGACTGCCAATGCACCGATCAGCCTCATGCGGCAGGTGCAACTGGTCGCCGGATCCCTTGTTCTTATCAGTATCATCCTGAGCTTGACCCTCGCCCACACATGGCTGGGGCTGAGTGCCTTTGTTGGCGCTGGACTTGTGTTTGCAGGTCTCAGTGGCACCTGTCTCCTACCGAATGTTCTAGCGGCGATGCCTTGGAATCGGGGTTAG
- a CDS encoding sulfite exporter TauE/SafE family protein, giving the protein MQWLALGLALLIGLSLGLLGGGGAVLALPVLVYVLDIDPKTAIAMTLVVVGSASLLGAIPHARRGNIDWLRTGVFGSSTMVGAFGGARLALLPWVTAQLQMGLFGVAILAAASFMLWPQSPKADDPVLSYPRPFCLSCWTWLISEGIGVGVLTGLVGVGGGFAIVPALVLLGKVPTRKAIGTSLVIIGLNAIAGLMGYWGRLSLPWGLTLTFAASACLGTLLGGAVSQRLSTQGLQRSFALLLLAIGGFVLARSVL; this is encoded by the coding sequence ATGCAGTGGCTTGCGCTTGGGCTGGCGTTACTGATCGGCCTCAGCTTGGGATTGCTGGGCGGTGGCGGTGCTGTTTTGGCTTTGCCAGTCTTGGTTTATGTGCTGGACATTGATCCTAAAACCGCGATCGCGATGACTCTGGTGGTCGTGGGGAGCGCCAGTCTACTGGGAGCAATTCCCCATGCGCGGCGCGGCAACATCGACTGGCTCCGGACAGGGGTATTTGGCAGCTCCACGATGGTAGGAGCCTTTGGGGGAGCTCGACTAGCACTGTTACCTTGGGTGACGGCTCAGCTACAAATGGGTTTGTTTGGTGTGGCAATTTTGGCGGCGGCGAGCTTTATGCTGTGGCCTCAGTCCCCAAAAGCTGACGATCCGGTTTTGAGTTATCCGCGTCCCTTTTGTCTGAGCTGCTGGACTTGGTTAATCAGCGAAGGGATTGGTGTGGGGGTGCTGACGGGATTAGTCGGTGTCGGGGGTGGCTTTGCGATCGTTCCTGCGTTAGTGCTGCTGGGAAAAGTGCCCACGCGCAAGGCGATCGGCACCTCCTTGGTGATCATCGGCCTGAATGCGATTGCAGGATTAATGGGCTACTGGGGTCGCCTTAGTCTGCCTTGGGGACTGACGCTGACCTTCGCAGCTTCTGCCTGCCTCGGTACCCTCTTGGGTGGCGCAGTATCGCAGCGGCTTAGCACGCAGGGGCTACAACGCAGTTTTGCCCTTCTTCTGCTGGCGATCGGAGGGTTTGTCTTGGCGCGAAGTGTTTTATAG
- a CDS encoding anthranilate phosphoribosyltransferase family protein — protein sequence MSERFRDLIRKVGSGRHTSQVLTQAEAAEALQLMLSATATPAQIGAFLIAHRIRRPTGTELAGFLETYADWLPAVLAPSTTRPPLVLGYPYDGRDRTAPLGPLLALLLAAVGQPVVLHGSDRVATKYGVPLVELWDAIGVNWRSRSVANLNRCLEQAGVAQLHQPSLCPAAEVLNGYRSELGKRPPLATAELMLVPVQGAALPVCGFVHPPTELMIEEALSLRGITTFFTIKGLEGSPELPRDRAAIVGRWQNGHCDRLILHARDWDLGEAELPWMGEDAWVEAAQALLEGQPSVLEPLLRWNGAAYLWFLGMASSMTAGLVQVDHLLQTKALLQQRDRLQQILQLVPDFSLS from the coding sequence ATGAGCGAGCGATTCCGAGACCTAATCCGTAAGGTTGGCAGTGGACGCCACACGAGCCAAGTTTTGACGCAGGCTGAGGCCGCCGAAGCCCTGCAGCTCATGCTGTCAGCCACGGCGACCCCCGCCCAAATTGGGGCTTTTTTAATTGCCCATCGCATTCGTCGCCCGACGGGAACCGAACTCGCTGGATTTTTAGAGACCTACGCCGACTGGTTGCCTGCTGTCTTGGCTCCGAGTACAACACGGCCGCCACTGGTCTTGGGCTATCCCTACGATGGCCGCGATCGCACGGCTCCTTTGGGACCACTGCTGGCGCTGCTGCTCGCCGCTGTTGGTCAACCCGTTGTGCTGCACGGCAGCGATCGCGTTGCAACAAAATACGGTGTGCCTCTGGTTGAACTCTGGGATGCGATCGGGGTGAACTGGCGATCGCGTTCTGTTGCTAATCTCAACCGCTGTCTCGAACAAGCTGGTGTAGCCCAACTCCATCAACCCAGTCTTTGCCCGGCTGCTGAAGTGTTGAATGGCTATCGCTCGGAATTGGGCAAACGACCGCCGCTTGCCACTGCCGAATTGATGCTCGTTCCTGTCCAAGGGGCAGCTTTGCCGGTTTGTGGCTTCGTCCATCCGCCGACGGAGTTGATGATCGAAGAAGCCCTGAGTCTGCGCGGGATCACGACCTTCTTCACCATCAAAGGCTTGGAGGGGAGTCCAGAGCTACCGCGCGATCGCGCCGCAATCGTGGGCCGCTGGCAGAATGGCCACTGCGATCGTCTGATCTTGCATGCCCGCGACTGGGATTTAGGCGAGGCAGAACTGCCTTGGATGGGGGAAGACGCTTGGGTGGAGGCTGCTCAAGCCCTACTGGAAGGTCAGCCTTCAGTGCTAGAACCGCTGCTGCGCTGGAATGGCGCGGCCTATCTCTGGTTTTTGGGCATGGCCTCATCAATGACGGCAGGGTTGGTTCAGGTGGATCACCTGTTACAAACCAAGGCGCTGCTCCAACAACGCGATCGCTTGCAACAGATTCTTCAACTCGTACCCGATTTCTCACTCTCTTGA
- a CDS encoding nitrate reductase associated protein: MTSSASPFFQFEADFVLGLRCIPMSVRRKLDDCGVKLKLEHWHRLSEAERQQLVDWPCESDRDRQAYRQQLRDWTQRDWGEPAKDLPIDPQPAWLQPEIPEAVEAACQVLQVSLSPDDWQGLEPLQRFALIKLARPGHEHRNLYPALQEFGLTERSPLEAD; the protein is encoded by the coding sequence ATGACCTCTTCTGCCAGTCCGTTTTTTCAATTCGAGGCTGACTTTGTGCTCGGCCTACGCTGCATCCCCATGAGCGTGCGCCGCAAACTCGATGACTGTGGCGTCAAGCTCAAGCTAGAACACTGGCACCGTCTCTCGGAAGCCGAGCGCCAACAACTGGTTGATTGGCCCTGTGAGAGCGATCGCGATCGCCAAGCCTACCGGCAGCAACTCCGTGATTGGACCCAGCGCGATTGGGGGGAGCCCGCCAAAGATTTACCGATTGATCCTCAACCGGCTTGGCTGCAACCTGAGATTCCAGAGGCAGTGGAGGCCGCCTGCCAAGTGCTGCAGGTCAGTCTCAGTCCTGATGACTGGCAAGGGCTAGAACCCCTCCAACGCTTTGCCTTGATTAAGCTGGCGCGTCCCGGCCATGAACATCGCAACCTTTATCCAGCGCTGCAGGAATTTGGCCTCACCGAGCGATCGCCCCTTGAGGCTGACTGA
- the lpxB gene encoding lipid-A-disaccharide synthase, translating into MRLFISTGEVSGDLQGSLLIAALFRQAKQLGLELEILALGGDRMAAAGAKLLANTIGISSIGIWEALPYVWPTWRLQQKIARQIRETSLDAAILIDYIGPNIGWGGRLPKSHPNIPIFYYIAPQEWVWSFGEGKTTQLVNFSDRIFAIFPGEATYYRDRGAAVSFVGHPLIDQLQDRPDRAKARAQLGLQEQERAIALYPASRPQELKFLLPTVLAAAQQLNAELPNLRFFVPLSQEKFRTTIEEAARELNLPLQIVSGETTALVQAAADLAIAKSGTVNLELGLQGIPQVVVYRVGAVTAWIARHILRFSIPFMSPVNLVDMEAIVPELLQDEANPDRIAAEAKAILLDPDRQAAIQAGYQRMRQSLGEPGVCDRAAQEILTAALQQKQVLSRER; encoded by the coding sequence ATTCGACTGTTTATCAGCACCGGCGAAGTCTCGGGCGATCTACAGGGCAGTTTGCTGATTGCAGCGCTGTTTCGGCAAGCGAAGCAATTGGGCCTTGAGCTCGAAATCCTCGCCTTGGGTGGCGATCGCATGGCGGCGGCTGGTGCAAAGCTGCTGGCTAACACGATTGGGATCAGTTCGATTGGCATCTGGGAAGCGCTGCCCTACGTTTGGCCAACCTGGCGCTTGCAGCAAAAGATTGCTCGTCAGATTCGCGAAACGTCCCTCGATGCGGCGATTTTGATCGACTACATCGGGCCAAATATCGGCTGGGGGGGCCGTTTACCGAAATCTCACCCCAACATCCCGATTTTTTACTACATCGCGCCCCAGGAATGGGTGTGGTCCTTCGGCGAGGGCAAGACGACCCAACTCGTTAACTTCAGCGATCGCATTTTTGCCATCTTCCCCGGCGAGGCCACCTACTACCGCGATCGCGGGGCGGCAGTCAGCTTTGTCGGCCATCCCCTGATCGACCAACTCCAAGATCGGCCCGATCGCGCTAAGGCTCGTGCCCAGCTGGGCCTGCAGGAACAGGAGCGGGCGATCGCGCTCTATCCCGCCTCGCGACCTCAGGAGTTAAAGTTCCTGTTGCCGACCGTTTTGGCGGCGGCCCAGCAACTCAACGCCGAGCTGCCCAATCTCCGCTTCTTTGTGCCGCTCTCTCAGGAAAAGTTTCGAACGACGATTGAGGAAGCAGCCCGCGAGTTGAACCTGCCGTTGCAAATTGTCAGCGGCGAAACAACGGCTTTGGTCCAAGCTGCTGCGGATCTAGCGATCGCTAAATCCGGCACAGTGAACCTCGAGCTGGGTCTCCAAGGCATCCCCCAAGTCGTGGTCTATCGCGTCGGAGCCGTGACTGCTTGGATTGCCCGCCACATTCTGCGCTTCTCAATTCCGTTTATGTCACCCGTCAACTTGGTCGATATGGAAGCGATCGTGCCGGAGTTACTTCAAGACGAAGCCAACCCCGATCGCATTGCGGCGGAAGCGAAAGCTATCCTGCTCGATCCAGACCGGCAAGCGGCGATCCAAGCTGGTTACCAGCGAATGCGCCAAAGCTTAGGGGAACCCGGAGTTTGCGATCGGGCTGCGCAGGAGATTTTGACTGCAGCGCTCCAGCAAAAACAAGTTCTATCCCGCGAACGCTAG
- the lpxA gene encoding acyl-ACP--UDP-N-acetylglucosamine O-acyltransferase, which yields MSAVIHPTAIIAPGAEIHPSVQIGPYAVIGEHVRIGAHTTVGAHAVIDGWTEIGEENRIFPGAAIGLESQDKKTDGSLRVVRIGDRNRIREYVTINRATKAGEATVIGNDNLLMAYVHVAHNCILHNRIVISNAVSLAGHIVVESGAVIGGMSGLHQFVHVGRNAMIGGMSRVERDVPPYMLVEGNPARVRSLNLVGLERAGLRDGQEGEAFKQLKQAYRLLYRSDLLLKEAIAEIRQISDLEHLQHLCNFLEASQGSERRGPTPGSK from the coding sequence GTGAGTGCAGTAATTCACCCCACCGCAATCATTGCGCCGGGAGCCGAGATTCACCCCAGCGTCCAAATCGGCCCCTACGCCGTTATTGGGGAGCATGTTCGGATTGGAGCCCATACGACCGTCGGAGCCCATGCGGTCATCGATGGTTGGACTGAAATTGGCGAAGAAAATCGCATCTTTCCTGGCGCTGCGATCGGACTGGAGTCCCAGGACAAAAAAACTGACGGATCGCTCAGGGTCGTGCGGATTGGCGATCGAAACCGGATTCGCGAGTATGTGACGATCAACCGCGCCACCAAAGCTGGTGAAGCCACGGTGATCGGCAATGACAATTTGCTAATGGCCTACGTGCACGTGGCCCACAACTGCATCCTGCACAACCGGATCGTCATCTCCAACGCCGTCTCCTTGGCTGGCCACATTGTGGTTGAGTCGGGAGCCGTGATCGGCGGCATGTCAGGGCTGCATCAGTTTGTCCATGTTGGCCGCAACGCCATGATTGGCGGCATGAGCCGTGTGGAGCGAGATGTACCGCCCTACATGTTGGTTGAAGGCAATCCTGCTCGCGTGCGATCGCTCAATCTCGTGGGCTTAGAACGAGCGGGACTGCGCGATGGTCAGGAGGGCGAAGCTTTTAAGCAGCTGAAGCAGGCCTATCGGCTGCTCTATCGCTCCGACCTGTTGCTCAAGGAAGCGATCGCTGAGATCCGCCAGATTTCTGACCTCGAGCACCTGCAGCACCTCTGTAACTTCCTCGAAGCTTCCCAAGGGAGCGAGCGTCGGGGTCCCACGCCAGGTAGCAAGTAA
- the fabZ gene encoding 3-hydroxyacyl-ACP dehydratase FabZ, producing the protein MTVNPDAPALPTLPLAVETIQGLLPHRYPFALVDRIIDYVPGERAVGIKNVTFNEPQFQGHFPGRPLMPGVLIVEAMAQVGGVIVTLMPDMPQGLFVFAGIDQVRFRRPVVPGDQLVLSAQLLSAKRRRFCKIQGEAMVDGQLAASGELVFSLVE; encoded by the coding sequence ATGACCGTCAACCCGGATGCTCCTGCCTTGCCGACGTTGCCCTTGGCCGTGGAGACGATTCAAGGCCTTCTTCCCCACCGCTACCCTTTTGCCCTTGTCGATCGCATTATTGACTATGTACCGGGCGAGCGGGCGGTCGGGATTAAAAATGTGACTTTCAATGAGCCTCAGTTCCAAGGGCATTTCCCAGGGCGCCCCCTGATGCCGGGCGTCTTGATTGTCGAGGCGATGGCCCAAGTGGGGGGCGTGATTGTCACCTTGATGCCCGACATGCCCCAGGGCTTATTTGTGTTTGCCGGTATTGACCAAGTCCGCTTCCGGCGTCCGGTCGTACCCGGTGATCAGCTCGTCTTGTCGGCTCAGCTTCTCAGTGCCAAGCGGCGTCGCTTCTGCAAAATTCAAGGTGAGGCGATGGTCGATGGCCAGCTGGCAGCCAGCGGAGAACTGGTGTTCTCGCTCGTGGAGTAA
- the lpxC gene encoding UDP-3-O-acyl-N-acetylglucosamine deacetylase produces the protein MAIAIPRRTLAGPVDCAGVGLHSGAEVNVRLEPAVSGRDRIFVRTDLPGTPEIPVQLDRVRETLLSTELATDQANIRTVEHLLAVLAGLGVTDVQIAIDGPELPLLDGSGAEWLAAIAAVGTVELLGAVSVPVLTEPLTVSEGDAFVTAVPAEETRLSYGIDFDLAPIGNQWFSVRWRPDDWEREVVPARTFGLAPQIEALRQQGLIRGGSLENALVCDRDRWLNPPLRFSNEPVRHKLLDLAGDLSLLGALPQAHILAYKASHRLHVRFARELQARMASLVSR, from the coding sequence ATGGCGATTGCAATTCCCCGTCGGACGCTTGCAGGGCCTGTTGACTGCGCTGGTGTAGGGCTTCACAGCGGTGCAGAAGTCAACGTGCGTTTAGAACCTGCCGTCAGTGGGCGCGATCGCATTTTTGTGCGGACTGACCTGCCGGGCACACCTGAGATTCCCGTACAGCTCGATCGCGTTCGCGAAACGCTGCTCTCGACGGAGCTGGCGACGGATCAAGCCAATATTCGAACCGTTGAGCACCTCTTGGCTGTCCTTGCTGGTTTGGGCGTGACCGATGTCCAAATTGCGATCGATGGCCCCGAGCTGCCGCTGCTGGATGGCTCAGGGGCAGAGTGGCTCGCGGCGATCGCCGCGGTCGGTACCGTCGAACTTCTTGGCGCTGTGTCGGTGCCGGTCCTCACAGAGCCCCTGACGGTCAGTGAAGGTGATGCCTTTGTCACAGCGGTTCCTGCTGAGGAAACCCGTCTCAGCTATGGCATTGACTTTGACCTTGCCCCGATTGGCAATCAATGGTTTAGTGTGCGCTGGCGGCCAGATGACTGGGAGCGCGAGGTGGTGCCAGCCCGAACCTTTGGTTTGGCTCCCCAAATTGAAGCCTTGCGTCAGCAGGGCCTCATTCGGGGGGGCAGCCTGGAGAATGCCTTGGTCTGCGATCGCGATCGCTGGTTGAATCCGCCGCTGCGTTTTTCAAACGAGCCAGTGCGTCATAAACTCTTAGATCTAGCTGGGGATCTGAGCTTGCTCGGAGCCTTGCCCCAGGCTCATATCCTTGCCTACAAAGCTAGCCACCGGCTCCATGTTCGCTTTGCCCGCGAACTACAAGCCCGCATGGCCAGCCTTGTTTCTCGCTGA